In Rhizobium jaguaris, a single window of DNA contains:
- a CDS encoding ABC transporter permease: MPPILKKRETLLFVIIVVMIAGFATRAAGFAEPANLANIFNDTSILIILALAQMTVILTKSIDLSVAANLAFTGMAVAMLNAAYPDLPLIVLVVTAVVMGAVLGAINGYLVWALEIPPIVVTLGTLTIYRGMAFVLSGGAWVNAHQFTPIFLNVPRTPLLGLPVLSWIAIAIVLMMYFVLRYTRFGRSTYASGGNPVAAVYAGIDVGWTRFLAFVLSGALAGLSSYLWVSRYAVAYVDIANGFELDSVAACVIGGISIAGGVGSVAGTVLGALFLGVIKNALPVIGISPFTQMAISGTVIILAVVFNARRERNRGRIILRDQAAKETSSKEVTA; the protein is encoded by the coding sequence ATGCCACCTATTCTCAAGAAACGCGAGACGCTGCTCTTCGTCATCATTGTCGTGATGATCGCCGGTTTCGCGACGCGTGCGGCCGGCTTTGCTGAGCCCGCCAATCTCGCTAATATCTTCAACGACACGTCGATCTTGATCATCCTGGCTCTGGCGCAGATGACGGTCATCCTGACGAAATCGATCGACCTTTCCGTCGCCGCAAATCTTGCCTTCACCGGCATGGCCGTCGCCATGCTGAATGCCGCCTATCCCGATCTGCCGCTGATCGTTCTCGTGGTCACCGCTGTCGTCATGGGGGCAGTACTTGGCGCCATCAACGGCTATCTCGTCTGGGCTCTGGAAATCCCGCCGATCGTGGTCACCCTCGGCACGCTTACCATCTATCGCGGCATGGCCTTTGTGTTATCCGGCGGCGCTTGGGTGAATGCACATCAGTTCACGCCGATCTTCCTCAATGTGCCGCGCACGCCCCTTCTCGGTCTGCCGGTTCTCTCCTGGATTGCCATTGCCATCGTGCTGATGATGTATTTCGTGCTGCGCTATACGCGCTTCGGTCGCTCTACCTATGCCAGCGGCGGCAATCCTGTGGCCGCCGTCTATGCCGGCATCGATGTTGGCTGGACACGCTTCCTTGCCTTTGTCCTGTCAGGCGCCTTGGCCGGCCTCAGCAGCTATCTCTGGGTATCGCGCTATGCCGTCGCCTATGTCGACATCGCCAACGGTTTTGAGCTCGATAGCGTCGCGGCTTGCGTCATCGGCGGCATCTCGATTGCCGGCGGCGTCGGCTCGGTCGCCGGCACCGTGCTCGGCGCGCTGTTTCTCGGGGTCATCAAGAATGCCCTACCCGTCATCGGCATTTCGCCGTTCACGCAAATGGCGATCTCCGGCACCGTCATCATCCTCGCCGTCGTCTTCAATGCCCGGCGTGAGCGCAATCGCGGCCGCATCATCCTCAGGGATCAGGCGGCCAAGGAAACCTCGAGTAAGGAGGTAACCGCATGA
- a CDS encoding ABC transporter permease: MSTVSETTAEKRSIPDRLGTPFTRVMASWEVLLLGVAIVIFIFNSLASPYFLDPYNLSDATFNFTEKAMIAFAMALLIISGEIDLSVAAIIALASTAMGAAAQVGVDTVGLVAIGLGVGLVCGLFNGFLVSVLKLPSIVVTIGTMSLFRGISYIVLGDKAYGNYPDAFAYFGQGYVFWVFSFEFVLFIVLAVAFAILLHATNFGRQVYTIGNNDFAARFSGIPVERVKFILFLLTGIMSGIASVCLTSRLGSTRPSIALGWELEVVTMVVLGGVSIVGGSGTIGGVVIAAFVMGLVTFGLGLLNVPGIVMSIFIGLLLIITIALPIVARRVKAMSSK, from the coding sequence ATGAGCACCGTGTCCGAAACGACAGCGGAAAAGCGTAGCATTCCCGACCGCCTGGGCACGCCTTTCACGCGCGTGATGGCGAGCTGGGAAGTGCTGCTGCTTGGCGTAGCGATCGTCATTTTCATCTTCAACTCACTGGCTTCGCCATATTTCCTCGACCCTTACAATCTCTCGGACGCGACCTTCAATTTCACCGAAAAGGCGATGATCGCCTTTGCCATGGCGCTACTGATCATTTCCGGCGAAATCGATCTTTCCGTCGCCGCCATTATCGCGCTCGCGTCGACAGCCATGGGCGCCGCTGCGCAAGTGGGCGTCGATACGGTTGGGCTGGTGGCAATCGGGCTAGGCGTCGGACTCGTCTGCGGCCTTTTCAACGGCTTCCTCGTCTCGGTGCTGAAGTTGCCGTCGATCGTCGTCACAATCGGCACGATGAGCCTGTTCCGCGGCATTTCCTATATCGTGCTCGGCGACAAGGCCTATGGCAACTATCCAGATGCCTTCGCCTATTTCGGCCAGGGCTATGTCTTCTGGGTCTTCTCCTTCGAATTCGTTCTTTTCATCGTGTTGGCAGTAGCCTTTGCCATCCTGTTGCACGCAACGAATTTTGGCCGACAGGTCTATACGATCGGCAATAATGATTTTGCAGCGCGCTTTTCCGGCATCCCGGTCGAACGGGTGAAATTCATCCTGTTCCTTCTGACCGGCATCATGAGCGGTATCGCCTCCGTCTGCCTGACGTCGCGTCTCGGCTCCACCCGCCCGTCGATCGCGCTCGGCTGGGAGCTGGAGGTGGTGACCATGGTGGTGCTCGGCGGCGTATCGATCGTCGGCGGCTCCGGCACGATCGGCGGGGTCGTCATCGCTGCCTTCGTCATGGGGCTGGTCACGTTCGGCCTCGGCCTTCTGAAC
- the rhaS gene encoding rhamnose ABC transporter substrate-binding protein, with protein sequence MSIAKKLAIGVALAVAMMAGTASAKDVKIGLVVKSLGNGFFEAANKGAQEAAKELGGVQVIYTGPTQPTAEAQIEVINSLIAQGVDAIAISANDKDAVVPALKKATQRGIKVISWDSGVAPAGRILQLNPSSNELIGKMCLTLAKDHLDGGKGNFAILSATSTATNQNIWIGEMKKQLKDFPGLNLVTTVYGDDLSDKSYREAQGLMTSHPEVKVIVAPTTVGVLAASQAVKDAGKIGQVYVTGLGLPSEMAGAIKSGATKEFAIWNPIDLGYSATQIAYRLVKGETDGKPGSEINAGRMGKIKVGDNGEAAMADPFVYNASNIDQFSKVF encoded by the coding sequence ATGAGTATTGCAAAGAAATTGGCGATCGGCGTAGCGCTGGCCGTCGCAATGATGGCCGGCACGGCAAGTGCAAAAGATGTCAAGATCGGCCTCGTGGTGAAGTCGCTTGGCAACGGCTTTTTCGAAGCGGCCAACAAGGGCGCTCAGGAAGCTGCCAAGGAACTCGGCGGCGTCCAGGTGATCTACACCGGTCCGACGCAGCCGACCGCCGAAGCCCAGATCGAAGTGATCAACTCGCTGATCGCACAGGGCGTCGACGCCATTGCTATCTCCGCCAACGACAAGGATGCTGTGGTGCCTGCCTTGAAGAAGGCAACGCAGCGCGGCATCAAGGTTATCTCCTGGGATTCCGGCGTGGCTCCGGCCGGCCGCATCCTGCAGCTCAATCCGTCTTCGAACGAGCTGATCGGCAAGATGTGCCTGACGCTCGCCAAGGACCATCTTGACGGCGGCAAGGGCAATTTCGCCATCCTGTCGGCGACTTCGACCGCCACAAACCAGAACATCTGGATCGGCGAGATGAAGAAGCAGCTCAAGGACTTCCCGGGCCTCAACCTGGTGACGACCGTCTACGGCGACGACCTTTCGGACAAGAGCTACCGCGAAGCCCAGGGCCTCATGACGTCGCATCCGGAAGTCAAGGTTATCGTCGCTCCGACCACCGTCGGCGTGCTCGCCGCTTCGCAGGCCGTCAAGGATGCCGGCAAGATCGGCCAGGTCTATGTGACCGGTCTCGGCCTGCCGTCCGAAATGGCCGGCGCCATCAAGTCGGGCGCCACGAAGGAATTTGCGATCTGGAACCCGATCGACCTCGGTTACTCTGCAACGCAGATCGCCTACCGCCTCGTCAAGGGTGAAACCGACGGCAAGCCGGGCAGCGAGATCAATGCCGGCCGCATGGGCAAGATCAAGGTCGGAGACAACGGCGAAGCCGCCATGGCCGATCCCTTCGTCTACAATGCTTCGAATATCGATCAGTTCTCCAAGGTCTTCTGA
- a CDS encoding sugar ABC transporter ATP-binding protein, with protein sequence MTTVLQRPAAGMPTLGNTAILEMRGISQIFPGVKALDGVSISLYPGKVTALIGENGAGKSTLVKILTGIYRPNEGEILIDGKPATFHSAQAAIDAGVTAIHQETVLFDELTVAENIFLGHAPRTKFGTIDWKTMNSRSRLLLESLESTIDPSIRLKDLSIAQRHLVAIARALSIEARIVIMDEPTAALSRKEIDDLFRIVEGLKAKGKAILFISHKFDELYEIADNFVVFRDGRAVGHGRLKETPQDEIVRMMVGRDVKDAFPKVPVTIGNVVLEVENYCHRTEFRDISFKLQRGEILGVYGLIGAGRSELCQSLFGITRPLSGRLTLNGQEIHIHSPHDAIRAGIVYVPEERGRHGLALPMPIYQNMSLPSLGRTSRKGFLKAADEFALARKYAERLDLRAAALSVPVGTLSGGNQQKVVIGKWLATQPKIIILDEPTKGIDIGSKAAVHGFISELAAEGLSIIMISSELPEILGMSDRVLVMKEGLSVGLFDREGLTPETLVRAATGNA encoded by the coding sequence ATGACCACAGTCCTTCAACGACCCGCCGCTGGCATGCCAACCTTGGGCAATACCGCCATTCTGGAAATGCGCGGCATTTCTCAGATCTTTCCGGGTGTAAAGGCGCTCGATGGCGTCAGCATCTCGCTTTATCCCGGCAAGGTCACCGCCCTGATCGGCGAAAACGGCGCTGGCAAATCCACGCTCGTCAAGATTCTGACCGGTATCTATCGTCCAAACGAGGGCGAGATACTCATCGACGGCAAGCCGGCCACGTTCCACAGCGCCCAGGCCGCGATTGACGCTGGCGTGACCGCCATTCATCAGGAGACCGTGCTCTTCGATGAGCTGACGGTTGCCGAAAACATCTTTCTCGGCCATGCGCCACGCACCAAATTCGGCACCATCGACTGGAAGACGATGAATAGCCGGTCAAGGCTGCTGCTGGAATCACTGGAAAGCACCATCGATCCGTCGATCCGCCTGAAGGACCTTTCCATCGCACAGCGCCATCTTGTGGCGATTGCCCGCGCCCTGTCGATCGAGGCCCGCATTGTTATTATGGACGAACCGACCGCGGCTTTGTCCCGCAAGGAGATCGATGACCTCTTCCGTATCGTCGAAGGTCTGAAGGCCAAGGGCAAGGCCATTTTGTTCATCAGCCACAAGTTCGATGAACTCTATGAAATCGCCGACAATTTCGTGGTCTTTCGCGATGGCCGAGCCGTTGGGCATGGCCGGCTGAAGGAGACGCCGCAGGATGAGATCGTCCGCATGATGGTCGGTCGCGACGTCAAGGATGCCTTCCCGAAGGTGCCGGTCACGATCGGCAACGTCGTGCTCGAAGTCGAAAACTACTGCCACCGCACCGAATTCCGCGACATCTCCTTCAAGCTCCAGCGCGGCGAAATCCTCGGCGTCTACGGCCTGATCGGCGCCGGCCGTTCCGAACTGTGCCAATCGCTCTTCGGCATAACCAGGCCGCTCTCCGGCCGGCTGACATTGAATGGTCAGGAAATCCATATCCATTCGCCGCATGACGCGATCCGCGCCGGCATCGTCTATGTGCCGGAGGAGCGTGGCCGCCATGGGCTGGCGCTGCCAATGCCGATCTACCAGAACATGTCGCTGCCTTCGCTGGGACGGACCTCGCGTAAGGGCTTCCTCAAGGCGGCCGACGAGTTTGCGCTCGCCCGCAAATATGCCGAACGGCTGGACCTGCGTGCCGCCGCCCTTTCCGTGCCTGTCGGCACGCTCTCGGGCGGCAACCAGCAGAAGGTGGTGATTGGCAAATGGCTGGCGACGCAACCGAAGATCATCATTCTCGACGAGCCGACCAAGGGCATCGACATCGGCTCGAAGGCGGCCGTGCACGGCTTCATCAGCGAGCTGGCGGCAGAAGGCCTCAGCATCATCATGATCTCTTCCGAACTGCCTGAAATCCTCGGCATGTCGGACCGCGTGTTGGTGATGAAGGAAGGACTTTCGGTCGGCCTGTTCGACCGCGAAGGCTTGACGCCGGAAACGCTGGTGCGCGCCGCCACGGGCAATGCATAG